From a region of the Erythrobacter neustonensis genome:
- a CDS encoding response regulator encodes MPLRILLAEDEFITGFDLCDTFEEAGYEVEGPHAGVSSAMLACQKERPDLAVLDIELADGLSLELAQKLMDDDVPVILHSAPEDTHALSVRFPRATTLAKPCPPAMLLDTVSGVLTRV; translated from the coding sequence ATGCCTTTACGGATCTTGTTGGCCGAAGACGAATTCATCACCGGCTTCGATCTTTGCGATACCTTCGAAGAAGCCGGCTACGAGGTCGAAGGCCCGCATGCCGGGGTGTCTTCGGCAATGCTCGCCTGTCAGAAGGAACGCCCCGATCTGGCGGTACTCGATATCGAACTGGCCGACGGGCTCAGCCTCGAACTGGCGCAGAAACTGATGGACGATGATGTGCCGGTGATCCTGCACTCCGCGCCCGAAGATACCCACGCGCTGTCGGTCCGCTTTCCCCGCGCGACGACGCTGGCCAAACCCTGCCCGCCGGCGATGCTGCTCGACACGGTCAGCGGCGTTCTCACCCGGGTCTGA
- the maiA gene encoding maleylacetoacetate isomerase, with amino-acid sequence MTLYGYFRSSTSYRLRIALNLKGLAYDNVPVDLRTGANKDAAFTQRNPFGSLPMLEADGRDRAQSMALLEWLDEAYPSPAFLPADIEARYTVRELAYAIATEIHAVNNLPVLKYLKDPLGHSQDEIDTWYRTWLKRTLDPVETRLAQLKTGDFLHGDAPGLFEIVAIPQLANARRFDYDLGDSPHLTRIEAACLALPAFAAAHPDRQIDAA; translated from the coding sequence ATGACACTTTACGGCTACTTCCGCTCCTCGACATCCTACCGCCTGCGCATCGCCCTCAATCTGAAGGGCCTCGCCTATGACAATGTGCCGGTCGACCTGCGCACCGGCGCGAACAAGGACGCCGCCTTCACGCAGCGCAACCCGTTCGGCTCGCTCCCCATGCTCGAAGCCGATGGCCGCGACCGCGCGCAGTCCATGGCGCTGCTTGAATGGCTTGATGAAGCCTACCCCTCGCCCGCCTTCCTGCCCGCCGATATCGAAGCGCGCTACACAGTGCGCGAACTGGCCTATGCCATCGCGACCGAAATTCACGCGGTGAACAATCTGCCGGTGCTCAAATACCTCAAGGATCCGCTCGGCCATTCGCAGGACGAGATCGACACCTGGTATCGCACCTGGCTCAAGCGCACGCTCGACCCCGTCGAGACGCGGCTGGCGCAGCTCAAGACGGGCGATTTCCTCCACGGCGATGCGCCCGGCCTGTTCGAAATCGTCGCGATCCCGCAACTCGCGAACGCGCGGCGGTTCGATTACGATCTGGGCGACAGCCCGCATCTCACCCGCATCGAGGCGGCCTGTCTCGCGCTTCCGGCCTTTGCCGCAGCGCATCCCGACCGCCAGATCGACGCCGCATAA
- a CDS encoding fumarylacetoacetate hydrolase family protein produces the protein MKLATLDNGTRDGMLVVVSKDLTRCCAAGYIAPTLQYALDNWERVAPELEVLARDVEHETVPCERFHERQALSPLPRAYQWADGSAYINHVELVRQARGAKVPESFYADPLMYQGGSDTFLRPRQDIPLGDVAWGCDMEGEIACITDDVPMGCSAEDAAGHIKLLMLVNDVSLRGLIPAELEKGFGFFQSKPASAFSPVAVTPDELGDAWQDSLIHLPLMVDYNGQPFGRANAGQDATFNLAQLVAHAARTRNLGAGTVIGTGTVSNKGADGGAGKPVAAGGAGYSCIAEIRMIETIEGGAATTPFMQPGDTVRIEMRDAHNHSMFGAIEQKVVAV, from the coding sequence ATGAAGCTCGCAACCCTCGACAACGGCACCCGCGACGGAATGCTGGTGGTGGTGTCGAAAGACCTGACGCGCTGCTGTGCGGCGGGATACATCGCCCCGACGCTGCAATATGCGCTCGACAACTGGGAGCGCGTTGCGCCCGAACTCGAAGTGCTTGCGCGCGATGTCGAACATGAAACCGTGCCATGCGAACGCTTCCACGAACGCCAGGCGCTCTCGCCCCTGCCGCGCGCCTACCAGTGGGCCGATGGCAGCGCCTATATCAACCATGTCGAACTCGTCCGGCAGGCGCGCGGGGCCAAGGTGCCCGAAAGCTTCTATGCGGACCCGCTGATGTATCAGGGCGGATCGGACACCTTCCTGCGCCCGCGGCAGGACATCCCGCTGGGCGATGTCGCGTGGGGCTGCGACATGGAAGGCGAGATCGCGTGCATAACCGACGATGTGCCGATGGGCTGCTCGGCAGAGGACGCGGCGGGCCACATCAAGCTGCTGATGCTGGTCAACGACGTGTCCTTGCGCGGGCTGATCCCTGCCGAACTGGAAAAGGGTTTCGGCTTCTTCCAGTCGAAGCCTGCCAGCGCGTTCTCGCCCGTTGCAGTCACGCCCGATGAACTGGGCGATGCGTGGCAGGACAGCCTGATCCACCTGCCGCTGATGGTCGATTACAACGGCCAGCCCTTCGGCCGCGCGAATGCCGGGCAGGATGCGACCTTCAATCTCGCTCAACTGGTCGCGCATGCCGCCAGGACGCGCAATCTTGGCGCGGGCACGGTGATCGGCACGGGCACGGTATCGAACAAGGGCGCCGATGGCGGCGCGGGCAAGCCCGTAGCGGCAGGCGGCGCGGGCTATTCGTGCATCGCCGAAATCCGCATGATCGAAACGATCGAAGGCGGCGCTGCGACCACGCCCTTCATGCAGCCGGGCGACACGGTGCGGATCGAGATGCGCGATGCGCACAACCATTCGATGTTCGGCGCGATCGAACAGAAGGTCGTCGCCGTCTGA